In Malus sylvestris chromosome 15, drMalSylv7.2, whole genome shotgun sequence, a single genomic region encodes these proteins:
- the LOC126605912 gene encoding DNA-directed RNA polymerase III subunit RPC7-like — protein MAYRGRGRGGFSGGGGFGFAKQEPFVLFPDIDLPIPKGISDLQQKTDAVIEEENLINQTRKFQKIWKESPYYLEQSTSNERQNEDVERYSDRTKPKTTIRRGSLFSILELKGFPQELTGGSRVQQPGRKRVRWNPNSGLEKLDLFEKLEQRQGQNDTKEKKEGEGEDEDENEEEEEQEEEDFSDDDYYKGFDVDDDEDDYNMEDDGDDEPLL, from the exons ATGGCATACAGAGGGCGCGGTCGCGGTGGATTTTCGGGTGGTGGCGGTTTTGGCTTTGCTAAGCAAGAGCCCTTTGTGCTTTTTCCT GACATTGATTTGCCTATTCCCAAAGGTATATCTGATCTACAGCAAAAAACAGACGCTGTTATTGAGGAAGAAAACTTAATCAATCAAACTCGCAAGTTccaaaaaatttggaaagagTCTCCTTATTATCTTGAGCAAAGCACTTCGAATG AGAGGCAAAACGAAGATGTAGAAAGATATTCTGACAGAACAAAGCCAAAAACCACGATAAGACGCGGTTCTCTTTTTAGTATATTGGAGCTCAAGGGATTTCCTCAAGAACTGACCGGAG GTTCAAGGGTGCAGCAGCCAGGTCGAAAGAGAGTTCGATGGAATCCTAACTCAG GGCTGGAGAAGTTGGATTTATTTGAAAAGCTCGAGCAGCGTCAG GGCCAAAATgatacaaaagaaaagaaagaaggtgAAGGTGAGGATGAAGATGAaaatgaagaggaggaggaacaaGAGGAGGAGGACTTTAGTGATGATGATTATTATAAG GGTTTtgatgttgatgatgatgaagatgattatAATATGGAAGATGACGGTGACG ACGAACCCCTTTTATAG